A stretch of DNA from Blastopirellula marina:
CTTCATGTAAGAAGCCGAAGAATTCGTCAAACCCGTGACGTTGCGGATGAAAGTCAGCTGCTCCGCCGAGATGCCACTTGCCGACCAGGCCAGTCGTATAACCAGTATCATGTAATAGCTCGGCCAATGTAAATTGCTGACGCGGGAAGCCTGTATCAGGATCTTCGTTACGTGGCCCAATCGGGTTGAACTCGTAACCAAACCGAGTTGGAAAACGTCCAGAGAGAAATCCGGCTCGCGATGGACTGCAGTTAGGCGCGGTCACATAACCTTGGGTGTAACGCACCGCCTGCTTCGCAAGCGCATCGATCTGTGGCGTTTGCACATCAGCATTCCCTTGACAACCTAATTCTGCATAGCCCAAATCATCCGCCACGAGCAGCAATACGTTTGGCAGATCGGGATGCTGGGCAGCATTCGTTTCGTCAATTCCTATCAATCCACTAATCAGGGGTAATAGGACGAAACAACACAACCATTTTCGGATCGGGGCTTTAAACATTGATGTGTCTCCAAGGCGTGCTTCCAAACGCAATCCCATAGAGGGGCGTCCTTTGCGCAATATCACTAGCTTAGGAAGAAAGCTTGACGTAAGCAAAGAATCTATGGATATTTAAGACTCCTTCCCCTGCCGCTAGGCCAATGATTTCCCCCTACCTTCATCACCGCTTATCCCAACCTCACGACGGTATACCTAACGCGTTGTGAGTGGTCTCGATAGGAAACGCCCATGCGCTGTCCACTTTCCATTGTCTGGATTGCCCTCGCTGCCGTTGTATTGCTGTCAACTAGCGTTTACGCGTCGGAGCAAGTGGTCATGTGGGAGTTTGGGGCAGAAGAAGAATCGCCACTTCTACCGCACGGAGGTGTTCACCGTGATGTTCCAGGTCCACGGCCTCCGGTTTATCCTGACTTCGACTCCACGAACACAGCCGCCAAATTTGACGGTCGTGGTTCCTATTTTTCCTACGACGATCCAGGCGCACGCAGTCCGTTCGACTTTACCAACGGCGATTCGATCACGATCGAAGCCTGGGTGAACGTGCGCGACATGCGAAACGACGAGAATGTTTACATCATTGGCAAAGGAAGAACCGGCAATCGCGATTTCGCGCCCGATAATCAAAACTGGGCACTTCGGCTCCGTGGTGCCAAAGGAAAAGCATGCATCAGCTTCCTCTTCGCCACACCGCGTGGTGTAACTCCTTCACCCTGGCATCGGTGGACGACGAACGACGGATTCCAGCCCCGCACAGGCTGGCATCATGTGGCAGTAACCTACGAATTCGGTAAGCCGGAAAGCGTACGTGGCTGGATCGATGGTAAGACCATTCCAGGGAGCTGGGATATGGGAGGCCCGACTACGGAAGCACCGGTTGTCGACGATGATAGTGTTTGGATTGGCTCTGCGCTTGGTGGAAATGCTGGCAACTCATTTCGGGGTTATCTAGATGCGATCGCACTGCATCGCGTAGTTCTTGATAACGAGACGCTTGAGAATCGTTTTCGCCGAATCGGCGAGGCCCCGCAGCCAGAGCCTCCGAAAGAGTCGATGCCAACGCTAGGCAAGCTTCCCGCCGATCGCGTGACGGTTACCTTTCACGAAGGAATGCCTGCCTACAATCGCTGGCTTGATTTCGATGAAGACTATCCTGACGAAACCATGCGTTGGGAAACCGGTGAGTTTCTCACGCCACGCTTACCAATTCGCTACGACGACTGGGGTATTCGCGATGCCTGGAAGCCTCCGGTTCTCGTGCGAATGGCGGCTGACGCACGGTTGACTGCTGGGAAGCATAAGATCCTGTTAAGGTCTCGCGGGCTCAGTCGAATGTGGATCGATGGCAAGCTGGTTGCCAAGACTACTTCGCTGCAAGGCTCGCCCAGTGGCGAAGAACCGATCACCCCCCTGGCCGAGCCACCGTTACCAGGTCATCGCATTGCTGAACACCGCATTCACGAAACAATTGAGGAAATCGATATTCCCAAGAGTGGCATGGTTCGCGTGGTGGTTGAATCGTTGGCCGGCGGGAAGAAGTTCCGCCCCGAGCCTGGCGAGTTCACGGTTGCCATACTGAATGAAGCCGGTGATCATTACCATGTACTTGGTCCCGCCGGCAGTGCTGATGCTCCGCTGCCACTCACCGACGAAGCATTTGAAGGCGCACTCGCTCGCATTGAAGCTTCACTCGCAAGACTAGATGACCAAAACCGCCACGAGGCTGCCGAGTCTCGCGATTCCTTCTGGCAAAAGCGTCATGAATTAGCGCGCGATTGGACTAAGCTAAATCCTGCACCGCCCCTTCCTGGCAGTGGTGAGACAAATCCGATTGACGCCTTCCTGGCACGTCGACTTGAAGCAGCCAAGAGTTCTTCCATAGGTACGTCTCTCGCCGAAGCGCAAAAGTTTCACAGTGATGTCCTTCCCATTCTCCGAAGTGAGTGTTTCCGCTGCCATGGCGACAAGGAATCTGGCGGACTTCGCTTGAATGATCGAGAACTGGCGATCGAGGGGGGATACTCCGGTGCGGCGATCGAACCAGGCGATGCCGATGCCAGTGAGCTGATGGCTCGCATTCGTAGTGATGAGGAAGACCTGCGAATGCCTCCTACGGGTAGCCGACTTAGCAAAGCTCAGATTAAAACGCTGGAAGTCTGGATCAACGACGGTGCAAAATGGCCCACCATGCCGTTCACCGCAGAGGAAACGGACCTCGCTCCATTGGTTTCTGACTCGAAGTTCATACGTCGGGCCTACCTCGATACCGTAGGTGTTGTGCCGACCGAGGCGGAAGTCCGGAAGTTCCTCAAGGACGCGTCTCCTACCAAGCGGACTGAGCTAATCGATCAGCTATTGCAAGACCCGCGTTGGGCCGATCACTGGGTCAGCTACTGGCAAGATGTCTTGGCTGAGAACCCAACTTTGATCAATGCGACACTGAATGCCAGTGGACCGTTTCGGTGGTTTCTGCACGACGCCCTTCGGGATGACAAGCCGCTGGATCGAATGGTCACGGAACTGATGATGATGCGCGGCGGTAAGCATGAAGGAGGAAGTGCTGGTTTTGCATTGGCTGCTCAGAACGATTCTCCCTTCGCCGCCAAAGGAAACATCATCGCCAATGCGTTTCTGGGTATCGAACTACAGTGTGCTCGCTGCCATGATTCGCCTTACCACAAAACGACCCAAAAAGACTTGTATTCCCTGGCCGCCATGTTTGCGAGAAAGCCACTTTCCGTTCCGAAGACAAGTTCCGTACCAGATGCTTTCTTTGAGAACCAAGATCGCGAACCACTCATTCAAGTAACGCTAAAACCTGGAGTCAGCATCGAACCCGAGTGGCCCTTCGCCGAGGAAACCGGATTACGCAGCAATGCGGACCTTGCGGCTTACATGGAAAACGCGAACGACACGCGAGAGAAACTAGCCACATTTGTCACTGCTCCTCAAAACGGCCGATTTGCCAAGATTGCGGTCAATAGAATTTGGCGACGTTTGATTGGAGCCGGTATCGTCGAGCCGCCACACGATTGGGAGGGAAGCGACCCCAGCCATCCAGAACTTCTCGAGTGGTTGGCCCACGACTTCATGGCTCATGGTTACGACGTGAAACGTACCGCGCGTTTGATCATGACCTCCGACTTGTACCAGCGTGAAGCAATTGGAAAACAGAAGTCAGTCGAACCTGCGCGGCGTCTGTTCAATGCACCTGAACGTCGGCGAATGACGGCTGAGCAAATAGTTGATTCGTTCTACGAAGCGGCTGGTAAGGAGATCGAAATCGATGCCATGACACTCGATCCCGATGGCCGCCGCCCGGCAAGCAATCGTAATAATCTCGGCTGTGTTGAACGTGCCTGGATGATGGCCAGCACTTCAAACGAGCGTGATCGTCCCAGTTTAACCCTTCCCCGAGCTGCTGTCGTCGACGATGTACTGGGGGCATTTGGCTGGTCAGCAGAACGTCAAATCCCACGCACCGATCGCGAGACCGCTTCCAATGTCCTACAGCCGGCGGTAATTGCCAACGGTACGTTGACCGTCTGGCTAACCCGGGCTTCTGATGAAAGTCCACTCGCAGATTTGGCGGTCAACGCGAAATCGCCTGAGGCGCTGGTAGACTCGGTGTTCCTCCGCTTCTTAAGCCGGATGCCAACCCCCGAAGAAAGCGAATTGTTCGCGGACGTTTTGTCACACGGCTTCAAGGATCGCTTGGTCCCCCAGGAGGAAATCACATTGCCAACGCCACCAGAACGTTTACCACTGGTGACATGGTCGAATCACCTCCGAAACGAGGCGAATGTTATTCAATTGGAACATGCCCAGCGTGCTCGTACCGGACCGCCAGCCGATCCGCGTCTGAGGACGCAGTGGCGGGAAGTTTACGAAGACGTTGTCTGGAGTGTGGTTAACCTTCGCGAATTCGTCTGGATGCCGTAGCCCGACAAGTTAGTAAACATACTCTGAACGTGTTATCCCTTTTTGCCCGATAGAGTTGATCATGGACAATCAGAATTCGAATCTCGGGGTCAATCGCCGCCAGTTCCTGGCTGCTTCCGCAGCATCCGCAATGGCTGCATCGGTGGCGAATGCTTCGCCCAAGTCAGAGCCGATTCGTGGTCAGGCCGAGCATGTCATTTCGATCTGGCTCGGTGGCGGCATGGGACAGATAGATACATTTGATCCGAAACGAAAGGGGGATCCCAAGTCCAAGAAGCCAGGCTCTTACTACGAGTCGATCCCGACTTGCGTCGAAGGGGTTGAGGTTTGTGAACATCTCTCGAAGATGGCTCCTCTGATGGATCGCGTCTCAGCCGTGCGTACGGTGAATCACTCCGTAATCGACGAACATGCCGCGGCCACTAACTGGATGCACGTTGGACGCCCGGTAAGCGGCACCGTTGTCTACCCATCGATCGGTTCGATCGTCGCGCACGAGCGAGGGGCAGCTTCCAACGACGTCCCGGCCTACGTGATCATCGGCTATCCCAATGCGACTCGCGGCCCCGGCTTCCTTGGTGCGAAGCACAGCTATCTCTACCTAACTGAAACAGGTCGGGGCCCAGCAGGCCTCTCGCCACCGGTTGGTATCGACGCAACGCGTAAAAGTCGCCGCGAAGAGTTCCTGACCCGTCTAAGAAAGCTTCAGCCAGAAACTCGTGATGCTCGCCTGAAAGACTATGAATCAACAATCGATCTCAGCATGAAGCTAAGTGGTCGCGAGTTCATGAGCAGCTTCGAACTCGATTCCGAGTCCGCTGACCTGCGCAAAGGCTACGGCGGCGAGTTCGGTCAACGACTTCTCTTGTCACGGCGATTGGTTGAACGCGGCGTGCGCTTCATCGAAGTCTCGCATAACTTGAATTTCCTAAATGGTGCCGGTTGGGACGTCCACAACGGTGGTATTCTCGAGCAACACAAGCTGATCCAGGAAATGGATACGGCGGTTTCGGCCCTTATTTTGGACCTGGAAGCGAGAAAGATTCTCGACAAGACGTTGATCGTGATTACCACAGAATTTGGTCGCCCACCTGAGTTTGATAGTGGAGGCGGTCGGGGTCATCAAGGATCGGCGTTTACCTGTGTGTTGGCTGGCGGCGGTCTGAAGCACAACGGCGCTTACGGCGAGACAGACGAACTTTCGAAAAAGATTGTCCGTGACCCGGTTTCAGTGCCGGACTTTTTCGCAACCATCCATGCCGCTTTGGGAATCAACTACGCAAAGTCTCTCTACGATGGCGATCGCCCGGTCCCCATTACCGACAATGGACAGCCGATCAAGGCGTTATTCGGTTAAGTCGACTTGGCGGACAACTCGCCTAGGAGGTGTCATTGCAATTGGCGATTGATCAAGCAATCCGCTGCACGGTCGTTCCACTGGGGCGTCGGATCAAATGTTTCATTTCCAAGATGCTCAACGTTGCCAATACCCGATGAACCGGCAACTTAGAGTTAGCCACGAGTGAGTCAAGCGAAGTGGGTTCAAGCTGGATATGTTGAAGGACCTGCTGCTCTTGCTCGTTCAAATTCAATTCGGCCGGTTTCAGCACCGTTTGTTCGTCCGAGATGGCAAGCGGCTTTCGCAGCGGTCCAAGTTGCTCGATCACATCGTCCACCGATTGAACCAGTGCGGCACCATCCTTGATTAAGCCGTTCACTCCGCGGGCGACCGGATTATCAATCTGGCCAGGCAGCGCAAAAACCTCGCGGTTTTGTTCCATGGCCATTCGTGCTGAAATAAGCGCACCACTTCGTTGGGCCGCTTCAATAATGATAACCCCGAGGCTCATCCCCGTAATCAGACGATTTCGCTGAGGGAACGCACCCGCGATAGGACTAACGAGTGGAGCCGCCTCGCTCACCACCGCCCCACTGGCCGCAACTTCATACGCCAGATCAAGATGCTCTGGCGGATAGATCTTGGAAACACCGCCACCTAAGAACGCAATCGTTCGCCCTTTAGCTTTCAGCGCCCCTCGATGTGCCGCCGCATCAATGCCACGTGCCAGGCCGCTGATGACAGTGAAACCCGCTTTGGCCAGTTCGTAGCCGAAACGCTCGGCTTGCCTCGTACCGTAATACGTAGCATGACGTGTCCCCACGATCGCGACGGCAAGTTCATCGCACGGAAGGATCTCTCCCCGCACGAATAAAAGAGTCGGTGGATCAGCAATTTCCTTTAACAGTTCCGGAAATGCTTCGTCCTCCGCCGTGAGAATCGTGATTCCAAAATCACGGCAGTGTTCCAGCTCGCGGTCGATGTCGAGCTCACGTGATTTCAGAATCGTCTGGGCCATCTTTGGTCCAATTCCCTGGACACTGCGAAGCTGGTCTCCTGAAGCTTCCAGCGCCGCAGCCAGGCTGCCAAAGTACGTCCGCATGGCTTGAATCTTGGCTGGTCCAATGCCAGATGTTAAGGCCAATCGAAATGCAGCCAGAAATTCTGGATCAGACGTTCTTTCCTCTTCAGCAAGACTCATCGCGGTACACACCTCTGGAATGGGGGAATGGCACACGCGATTATAGGGGAATTGCCTCGTGGCTCAAGCTTCGCAGCCTTCCCGCCAAGCATCCATCGCTAGGTCGCTAGGGACGTCAGGCGTCAACACGACCTTCCCGATACGATGCGGGACGATGAAACGGAGCTTTCCGTGTTCAACCTTCTTATCACGCTGCATCACAGATAGGATGGCGCGCTCATCTAGCTTGGGAGTAGCGACTGGTAACTCCAGCGCCGATAGCAATTTGAATTGCCGCTGGGTGGATTCGGCATCGAACACGCCCAGCTTCTCGCCCAAACGCGAAGCGCACAGCATGCCAACGGAAACCGCCTCGCCGTGCAGGTATTCGCCATAGCCAGCAACCGTTTCTAAGGCATGACAGTACGTGTGTCCGTAATTTAGAATCGCTCGCAATCCAGTCGTTTCGGTTTCGTCCTCGGCGACAACTTGTGCTTTCAGCTCGCAGCTGCGGGCTACAATTTTCTGCAACACGGCCGGGTCGCGATCGAGCATCGGCTGAACGTTTGCTTCCAGGTAAGAAAAGAATTCAGCATCGAGAGTCACACCGTACTTCACCACTTCAGCTAAGCCAGACAGGTATTCGCGTCGCGGCAACGTTTCGAGAACCGCCGTATCAATTAAAACTCCCTTAGGTTGCCAAAATGCGCCGACGATGTTTTTCGCAGATGGCAAGTTGATGCCAACTTTTCCACCGACGCTGCTGTCGACCT
This window harbors:
- a CDS encoding DUF1501 domain-containing protein → MDNQNSNLGVNRRQFLAASAASAMAASVANASPKSEPIRGQAEHVISIWLGGGMGQIDTFDPKRKGDPKSKKPGSYYESIPTCVEGVEVCEHLSKMAPLMDRVSAVRTVNHSVIDEHAAATNWMHVGRPVSGTVVYPSIGSIVAHERGAASNDVPAYVIIGYPNATRGPGFLGAKHSYLYLTETGRGPAGLSPPVGIDATRKSRREEFLTRLRKLQPETRDARLKDYESTIDLSMKLSGREFMSSFELDSESADLRKGYGGEFGQRLLLSRRLVERGVRFIEVSHNLNFLNGAGWDVHNGGILEQHKLIQEMDTAVSALILDLEARKILDKTLIVITTEFGRPPEFDSGGGRGHQGSAFTCVLAGGGLKHNGAYGETDELSKKIVRDPVSVPDFFATIHAALGINYAKSLYDGDRPVPITDNGQPIKALFG
- a CDS encoding DUF1553 domain-containing protein; the encoded protein is MRCPLSIVWIALAAVVLLSTSVYASEQVVMWEFGAEEESPLLPHGGVHRDVPGPRPPVYPDFDSTNTAAKFDGRGSYFSYDDPGARSPFDFTNGDSITIEAWVNVRDMRNDENVYIIGKGRTGNRDFAPDNQNWALRLRGAKGKACISFLFATPRGVTPSPWHRWTTNDGFQPRTGWHHVAVTYEFGKPESVRGWIDGKTIPGSWDMGGPTTEAPVVDDDSVWIGSALGGNAGNSFRGYLDAIALHRVVLDNETLENRFRRIGEAPQPEPPKESMPTLGKLPADRVTVTFHEGMPAYNRWLDFDEDYPDETMRWETGEFLTPRLPIRYDDWGIRDAWKPPVLVRMAADARLTAGKHKILLRSRGLSRMWIDGKLVAKTTSLQGSPSGEEPITPLAEPPLPGHRIAEHRIHETIEEIDIPKSGMVRVVVESLAGGKKFRPEPGEFTVAILNEAGDHYHVLGPAGSADAPLPLTDEAFEGALARIEASLARLDDQNRHEAAESRDSFWQKRHELARDWTKLNPAPPLPGSGETNPIDAFLARRLEAAKSSSIGTSLAEAQKFHSDVLPILRSECFRCHGDKESGGLRLNDRELAIEGGYSGAAIEPGDADASELMARIRSDEEDLRMPPTGSRLSKAQIKTLEVWINDGAKWPTMPFTAEETDLAPLVSDSKFIRRAYLDTVGVVPTEAEVRKFLKDASPTKRTELIDQLLQDPRWADHWVSYWQDVLAENPTLINATLNASGPFRWFLHDALRDDKPLDRMVTELMMMRGGKHEGGSAGFALAAQNDSPFAAKGNIIANAFLGIELQCARCHDSPYHKTTQKDLYSLAAMFARKPLSVPKTSSVPDAFFENQDREPLIQVTLKPGVSIEPEWPFAEETGLRSNADLAAYMENANDTREKLATFVTAPQNGRFAKIAVNRIWRRLIGAGIVEPPHDWEGSDPSHPELLEWLAHDFMAHGYDVKRTARLIMTSDLYQREAIGKQKSVEPARRLFNAPERRRMTAEQIVDSFYEAAGKEIEIDAMTLDPDGRRPASNRNNLGCVERAWMMASTSNERDRPSLTLPRAAVVDDVLGAFGWSAERQIPRTDRETASNVLQPAVIANGTLTVWLTRASDESPLADLAVNAKSPEALVDSVFLRFLSRMPTPEESELFADVLSHGFKDRLVPQEEITLPTPPERLPLVTWSNHLRNEANVIQLEHAQRARTGPPADPRLRTQWREVYEDVVWSVVNLREFVWMP
- the aroB gene encoding 3-dehydroquinate synthase, which codes for MPAANSGSAASQTVHVPLGDRSYDISIGTGNLVDVGRWVTSLRSVTHAVVISDANVAKHYQQRVEEAIAAEGVRVTSLVVPAGEPSKSVSTAQSLWEAALADRVDRKSVVVALGGGVVGDLAGFIAATMTRGLDFFQIPTSLLAQVDSSVGGKVGINLPSAKNIVGAFWQPKGVLIDTAVLETLPRREYLSGLAEVVKYGVTLDAEFFSYLEANVQPMLDRDPAVLQKIVARSCELKAQVVAEDETETTGLRAILNYGHTYCHALETVAGYGEYLHGEAVSVGMLCASRLGEKLGVFDAESTQRQFKLLSALELPVATPKLDERAILSVMQRDKKVEHGKLRFIVPHRIGKVVLTPDVPSDLAMDAWREGCEA
- the dprA gene encoding DNA-processing protein DprA; the encoded protein is MSLAEEERTSDPEFLAAFRLALTSGIGPAKIQAMRTYFGSLAAALEASGDQLRSVQGIGPKMAQTILKSRELDIDRELEHCRDFGITILTAEDEAFPELLKEIADPPTLLFVRGEILPCDELAVAIVGTRHATYYGTRQAERFGYELAKAGFTVISGLARGIDAAAHRGALKAKGRTIAFLGGGVSKIYPPEHLDLAYEVAASGAVVSEAAPLVSPIAGAFPQRNRLITGMSLGVIIIEAAQRSGALISARMAMEQNREVFALPGQIDNPVARGVNGLIKDGAALVQSVDDVIEQLGPLRKPLAISDEQTVLKPAELNLNEQEQQVLQHIQLEPTSLDSLVANSKLPVHRVLATLSILEMKHLIRRPSGTTVQRIA